The sequence below is a genomic window from Bombus fervidus isolate BK054 chromosome 2, iyBomFerv1, whole genome shotgun sequence.
atcattttcggATTTTCTTGGTCGAATAGATACTCTCGCTGGAGACAATAAGACCGAAGGGATGAACAGGATTCGATAATTAGTGGTTGAAAATCGTGCAGGTGAGCGGAGATCGGTTGGACGATCGACGCTAATGACGATGAAACGTTGTGTCGTGAACGGCCAATTCGATCCCTATAATTAAACTCGATTTAACGAGATACGACTTTTTAATACGAGCTCGCGCCCATCCAGGGCAAACTTTGATGACAACGCGGAACATAATGGGCTGCGTTTGATGAGAGCTAATTACCAATGAACAGAGAAACGGATGCATCGGTATATGTAGCAGGAGAATACTCGTAGTTTCAAAGCTCATAGTTGTTAATTGGAATGTTGTAATACGGCCTTGTGACAACACTAGAACCAACGAGGAacgaatttttcgttttttaaaccGTTTATAAAGGAAAGCAGAGAGCAGCGAAAAACACGTCTCCTAACTTTTTAATTGCTTCTAACGTTATTActacatttaaaatttatcacaaaaaatctacaaaagaaattgagaatttcattaataaaaaattctgtcGCGATCTTCCAAAGGCGCAACGTCGTTAAAACTTTTTCgctaaagaaagaagaaacaacgGAAGCACGATCGCGAACAAAAAAAGCTGACCGGAAAGTTCTCGCACCCCGGTTCACAGGGACCAAGGAGGAAAAGTCGAGTAACGAGTAACGAGTGACAGAAGTTTAAAGGAGACAGGTAATCGGTGTCTCCTCGAAGGAATAAATGTCGCGACTCATTGAATCTTCGTCATCCGAGCCGCGAACTTATTCCGCGCGAACGCGTTGTCGCGCGATCGAACTAGTCGCGCATAAAGGCGTTGACCCGCGCCGATGTTCGACGTACCGCGAGAAATTCGATGCCACGATCTATTGGTACGGAAATCCGCGTTCCTTCGTGCATCGCgcagaaatttctttcgaaagTCCATCTGCAAGGAAATGTCCAAATCAATTTACGTCGAGTGCCAACGACCAGCCGACACGAAACGAATAGGAATGCTGGTTAGTCGGGAAGTACGTCTATAAAAGTACTATGAAAAACTATAAATTGGTTATCTTGACTACCTTTGCAGCTCTAGCGTTAAATGACAGACACgcgtatttattaaattttcaacacgcgtgtaattaatataaatctaCGAAGTTTATCTTTCCGATTTTTATTACGGActgagataaaatatattgcgaAAAGAGACGTTCgctatttttttcaatattttcgtaCACGACATCTAGTAAACTTTTCAAACTCTTAACTTTTCAAAAGGATTCAAGTCGCTTGGTCcaatttttgaaaaagttaTTCTCTTTTAAATAGCGTGCCAATACTTATGTTCCTAGCTGTATGTTCGATTGAATTCGAGAATTGGATACGGAATTGGCAATGGAACTTATGATGTTTCGCGTCTTTTGAGCGTTTCAACGATTTCCTGGGATTGCGAAGAATCGGGAGAACGAATATAGCTTGACTTGGTTTAGGGGATATCGGTGTATGTGTGCGAAGCTTTTGTCGAAGTGGAACTGAAAACTACCACTCTGTGCTTGGAAAATTTATACCCTTGCGTGTGTACGGGTGGTGGTTTCCCCTCTGAAATCGTTTCAGGCGATAATTTATGGGCTGTTGAATGTTGAAGAATCTGGGACCTAGGGTGTTTCgtttaaattcttttctacACATGGATATAGCATTGTTTGATGGCTTATTTCTGGGCTATAGCAGTTTTACTGTCTATTTAAATTCAACATACAATTATTCGGACCAttagattataattattttactgaTTCTTTTTCTATCGATATATTTTGATCTTCGATAGAATTTCTGATTGTCCAACGCGTCTTTCAACGATAAATAATCATTGAAATACGATGAAGTCTGATATCTGGGATATCGTTCGCTCGTTACTCTTGTTACGTTAGGGTCGGTTTCGTTCGGATTATAGCAGGATATCGATATTAAATGTCTTATTAGAAGAAAACACGCTGTTCCCTGTGTTTATCCTCACTGATGGGAGACCAGCCAATCGGCTTTTTCGTCCGCCACCTAATCAATGAAGAAATAGGAACTGGGAACTTGATAGGTTCGTATTATAGTCTTTATTCCATTAATGTTCTTCGAATGTTTCGCAATTTCGATCGTTCTGCGATATTTCTTTCAAAGTATTCTAGAAATTCATTCAGGATTTATCGTTTCTCGTTTTCGAAAGGAGAAAATTCTGCGAAACATCTTTTATAATagtcgtctttttttttttctaaaatcgATCGACAAAATGCAGAAAGCTTTCGTATAGAACCGTAATCAATTTCAGAGTGCAACATCATTTTTCAAGCATCACGTTTTCGACCGCagatttaaaaagtttttgTAAACCACGAGAAGTAATCGTGTAAGCTGTAAGCTCGAAACATGTATCCTCAGCATTGATCTGTcacatttttgaaaaatcaCGTACaatcgagaaagaaaaataaaaagatcgtTTGTAAAACCATATTTGTCGAATGCTGGAATTACGTACGTTATCAACATTGTAATTCGTATCGTATCGGGCGCGTGCAGGAGCGTGCGTTTACGTCGATATTCAAAGCGAGAACAACGAGTAGCGTTCACGATACTTCCGACCCTATCCACCTTGACGAACAATTGTAAATCCAGCCGTTCCTGGCACAGCGCACAAACGCGTTCACATACGTGTCCCGGAAATGCAGATATCTTGCGAATAAACCAAACGCACGAGgacgtatttttaattttcaatcaacGCTGCCACGACCTAAAATCAGTTTCGGTTTAAACCTTCGTCGGAAGATTATAAAACTAGTCGGGcgaggaacgaacgaacgaaatatGCGCCGGTAGCATCGGAGAAAAACGTCGATTGGATCATTACGACGCTTCAATATCGCTAAGAAGGAGAAAAACTGTTTCCGATAGGTAGTCGAGTTTCTATCTTGCAACAAACAGCAAAAAGTTTTGCCAAGATAAATGTAATGAAATCTTCCCGGGATAATCACTCGCAATCTACCATAGAACCCCAGATAAATGGAATATTATACCTAAATCGTTTGATCCATTATTGGCGTTATCTTCCTTTATCATTTACTTTCCGTTAAGCATTTGAAATTCAGTGGAGATTTATTTCGGCTGTACCTGAATACTTTGACATTTGGCTAATAATTTAAACCGAGGCTTCTCGTCATATTCTAAAAGAACGTGACAGTTGCAAAATAACAGGTACACAAGCGTTTGTTAACCGCGTAGATAATTACCGATAACCAACTTTCCGCAAACATGACAACggagaaaataaaacataaatagaCAGGAGAGCTGGGATTACGGGGACCGCACGTGGCGAAGATACGCTGCATCTTGATGAATAACAAAGAATCGGTGCAATGCAGCGTGCAGAGTGTAGAGCAATAGATTGGAGCGTGGCTCGGTTTGTTCGACGGTGCAACAAGTCGGATTAACAGCTGTTTCTGTTGGCGTGCACGGTTCTATGTTCATGGTGGCCCGACTTGGCCTCGGTCCAACTTCGTTTTTCGAGTGCTTTACCGAACTTGGTCATTGCGCCCGCGAATGCCTGATAAGAAACATCACGCGAGAATAATTGCCGACTGTTTAGTTCGGTGCCAAAACACAATTCGTTGACATTACAAGAGAGCAGTAACACGAAGACGAGAAGACTTTTGAGATCGTCAAAGAATCATTGTCTTCTTCAAAGGATTACTTTTTGCCACGTTAAATTCTTTTCTAAAATCatttgaaagaaagaacgtCGATAGAGATTTGTGGAAATTAACATTTACGTATGCATTAACGTTTCGTAATGCGGATTACCGATTGTATCATGATTCCGCGAATGGGTATGTACGCGATCGGGTTACAGATTGACCTGCGTCTATAATGATCGGTCGATGATCAGATTGCAACGGAACGCGCGATCGATGAATGCTTGCGAAGTCAAGTTATTACTATCGCGAACACGACTGCAAGAGAAATGgtgtattaaaaattcgttCCAGTGAATACGATTGAGCCGGCGAAGGAATGCGAAGACGTGACTCGTAGGAAATTTTTCCACGAGTAATTAAGATGAGCGGTTTATTGGTTCGAGATACCTAATTTACGAAGCAATTGGCAAAAAAATGCTCGGATTGACGAAACCTGTAATTTATCGTCTGCCAGGTCGAAGAACCTCCGCAATTCAGTTCAGTCACATCTCGTTTAGCACGATTGAATCAAAATGTACCTTGTAGGTGTCGCGTAGATGAACTGACAGAGTTTTTATATCTTCTAAATCATTCCTCGCGCGATTGCCCAACGTGGTTCTCCGAATGTGCGAAAATTTGTCTTCGTGCAGCACCACAACTCGGTAGAAGAATAGTAAAAATGCGGCGAAATATATCATTGAAACGCGAACATTCGTGAAAATCCGAGTACCGGTTAGAACATCGGTTGTCGGAGGTGTTGTCGAAACCGGGAACGAGAATCGACGAATCGAGAAGACACGAAGATGCGAAGAGCGTGCGATGCTTACCTCAGGGACGTAGGCAGAGCTTTGTAAGTTGAAAAACTTGAGAATGAGGTTTGAGACATGCACAGCGATTGCTGTTTAGGACCCGTTCAGGTCCTTGTTGCGTTCGCTGTTCCTTTTCTTCGAATCCTGTGTCTTTGGCCCTTCTTCCTTCGCCCGATAACGCGTACGCGAATCACTTGATCAAACACACGCGAGGCGAAGCGGCATCGACGAACAAGCGGCAATTCTTTGTTTTCCCCCAAGTTCAACCGGAAGAGGCGATATCACTTCGTTTTGAATGATGCTGTCGACCCTCCGACTTGGTCGCACCTGCGACGTTCTCTTTGCTGTCGTTCCTTTTGCGAAGCACACGTCGTTCTCTCATTGATCTTGCGACATCAGCCACGCGATTATCCGCACGAGGCTGTGGCCGAGACGAATCACCGAGCAGCAGAGAAGCGACGCCGGTGCGAAGCGCTGACTGAACCACTGGCAAACCACCGAGGGGTGGTCCGTATCATGCGGAGGTCCCTCTACTCTCTCTGCCGCTTTCCTTCGTCTCTCTCCTCTCCCCTCTCCAGCTCGCTACCTCCCTCCCACTCATCCTCGCCCCTTCCACTCTATTTCCCTCAGTATTTCTGTTTTACTCGTTCATCCCTTTTCCTTCTCACTCCCTTTCGTTTTCTATTCTTCTACTTCCTACGGTCCTCGTTTTTCGTCCACTTCAACCCCGATACGTAGCCTTATTCCTTCCGCTCTCTTTCGACTCTAGCCACATCTTACTCCAGTTTGCTCATCCTTTATAGAGAGTCTCTCGCTAgctctttccttctctctgtCTAACTCTTCCTCCAGCTAGCTCTCCTCCTTCCTGTTGCTCCTACGCTCCCTTTTGCCCCCTGTCCATCCTTCCATTCCACTAACTAACCCTCTCCGTTACTCCTGGCTCTTTCATCTCCCTCGATTTCCACTCCTCTTGCTTCTCTACCCTCGTTGCCACTTTCATCCACGTTACACCGTCGGTGTAACAGCGTATATACACGTTACAGAAAGAGGTACAGGTCGTCGTGATCCTACGATCCTGCGCTCTACCATCAGGTGCACCACCAGCTCTCCTGCTACCGACCAGGCTCAGACTACTTCTGCATACTTGATGCGGGCAAATACGTTACCGGTTCCATGTTTCTTCGCGTTTTTACGCTCGAACATATGCGTCCCTGTTCGAATTTTGttgtataaatatgaaacaacGTAGAGCTCGGTTTGATAGaactaaataaatagaaacgaagGATTCCGTATTATCTGTTTTCTAATTTCCATTGTTAACATCGATGAATCACGTGATTATTAATGCACAATGTGTTCTGCAACAACACAGCTCAATTATGAATATATCAAACAATGGAATTCTATTGGAATTTAACACAATATTTAAGTATTGGTAGAAGAAATCTACATTTTAACAACAAATGTTTCGTTGATCAATCATTGTTCATCacatttccttcttttattttcagtcgatatagtaaaaattattcgtgCTATTCGCAATTCTTTACATTACTCTGTCTTcctaaaatgttttaattacaGTCTTGACATTTACATGATCAGTATCGGGAAGAAATGTCATTGTAAATAACATATGATGTGACAAATGATTAGTATCCGGTCGATAACGGTTaccttttcttaaattatacatatttgtcTAGTCGTAACGACATGCATCTTTCCTTAAGGTGTCTTGTATTTCTTAAGTGGAGGACTTCAAATCATATCTAATCCATAAAGTTTTAATTAcaatacacatatgtatatatcaatTCCCGATTTCTCcctttaatgtaatttttttccttctttttgcTGAAATAATGTTTATGCGACGTAATTTTTCTAGCTCTCTTTAAGATTTTGATATATACAGGCCTTGTGATTGTAACGTAACGCATATATGCATAAGTAGTCTATTGAAACGCTGTCCCGTGCATTTGACGTAAATAAACGAGGTAAATATAAACCTTTAATATAGTTAATTTTCAGTAACATCTACGTTGCAGCTTTCAATTATTTACACAACATTGGTTCATTGAAATTCACGTGGTTATGCTTCACTTGATGTTGAAGCTTTAAGAGCATCTGGCAAAGTAAACCTTCTCTGTTTCTATTCTCTACGACTGTTTTTCTGTTCTAAATGGCAGCAATGTGTAATTATTCGAGTAAATATAGTATAGGAATGAGagtgataaattaatattttaaaacttaaacaaataaataacataatagatatttaatttttaacaataaattgaaGTGTAtcatgtttattttttatcgtttagaatatatttagaatagtCTGTGAGTACTGGtgtgagagaaagagaaaaacttCTTTATAATTCTGataatttgtttcataattcatatcattaaatttaatttttaatgtgatgcaataattcgttttaatatattacttgGATTATAGGAATGTAAAATAACATTcgcaataatattaataaatcctatttatttataccatTAGATGTATTACAGTGTTACAGATACAGTGTTACACGTTGATTAAAGTTATTTAATCTAATCGTGTATTTTAGTTTTCCTGTTTCTCAATAAGATGATTTACGATTGTACAGCAGTGCGTGTACAGTCTTTATTTGGTAActactataaatatttatttactatattcCTTTTGTCTGATATAAAATTAGATGGTATTAGGCATATGTATAGTATCAAATATAGTagacatgctatattttaaagTAGAATCCTTTCTAATAAGTGCAGCACGTGGATCATCGGGTCTATAAACTGAAATATAacaattagaataaaatattcttttctaatCATCTAAAAAGTTAGAATAACATGGacttaaattttattgatcgatattactaaatataccaggataattttatttggatGCTTACatagtaatataatttatatagctGAAAAAATTTTAGTACTTACTGCTAATATAATCGAAGTATCTTGCAACAGGATTTGAATGAGTTTTTCCATACAAAATTACTGTAATGAGAGGTATATATACCATTATACCAAGAGGTGCATATGCTGCCACTACTTGGTTAGATTCTCGAAACTTAAACCACATGTGCTTTATTCCATCCCCTGtgacattaattaaatttttattatatattcattatgCATTTATTATGTAACGTACAAGTAGGTT
It includes:
- the LOC139997977 gene encoding uncharacterized protein, producing the protein MVKVIRRLAFLDALKEAFHKPTWDGIKHMWFKFRESNQVVAAYAPLGIMVYIPLITVILYGKTHSNPVARYFDYISIYRPDDPRAALIRKDSTLKYSMSTIFDTIHMPNTI